GCCAGCATCAGCGGCATGTCCTTGCAGGTGCCGGGCTCGGACTCGTCGGCGTTGACCACCAGATAGTGGGCGTCGGACGTGTCGCGCTCACCCTGCGGGATGAAGCTCCACTTCATCCCGACCGGGAAGCCCGCGCCGCCGCGGCCACGCAGCCCGGAGGCCTTCACCAGCTCGATCACGTCGTCCGGGGCCATCGCGAGGGCCGCCTTCAGCCCCGTGTAGCCGCCGCGACGCAGATAGCTCGCGAGCGTCCACGACTGTCGATCGGACCAGAAACGGGACAGCACGGGGGCCTGCGCGGGCTCACCCCCGGCGGGCAGGTCGACGGTGATCATCGCTCGTCCCCTTCGATAGGCTCAGGGGGTGGGGACGAAGGCTCAGCGGGCTGGCTGGGCGGGGCGCCGGCGAGGAGCCGCTCGTTCTCCCGGAAGGTGCACAGTGAATCCGCGCCGCGGCTGGGGCACACCGGCCTCCCGGCGCGCAGGTCGTCGACCAGCGCGGCCGCGGACTCCGGGGTCTGGTCGTCGAAGAACTCCCAGTTGACCATCACCACCGGCGCGAAGTCGCAGGCGGCGTTGCATTCGACGCGCTGCAGGGTCACCGCGCCGTCGTCCGTCGTCTCGCCGGGTGCGACGCCGAGCCGGTCGGTGAGTTCGGCGAGGATCGCGTCGCCACCCATCACCGCGCACAGCGTCGTCGTGCAGACACCGACCAGATGGGTGCCGGTGGGCGTGCGCCGGTACATCGAGTAGAAGGTCGCGACCGACGCGACCTGGGCGGGGGTGAGCTCGAGCAGGTCGGCGCAGAACCGGACGCCGGCGCGCGTGACGTAGCCGTCGTGCGCCTGGACCAGGTGCAGCAGCGGCAGCAGCGCGGACCGCGCCTGCGGGTACCGGGCGATGATCGGGGCGGCGTCGGCGCGCAGCGCGGCCTCGTCGCCGGGCGAATACCGCTCCGGGCCGGTGAACTCGATCGGCGGTTGCGGCGTCCCGGTGCGGAACGGCGTGAGTCCGAGCAGGACGGGATCGGTCATCGGTCCACCCCTCCCATCACGGGATCGATACTGGCCACGGCGGTGATCACGTCGGCCACCAGACCGCCTTCGCACATCGCCGCCACGGCCTGCAGATTGGTGAACGACGGATCGCGGAAGTGCACCCGATACGGGCGAGTGCCGCCGTCGGAGACCACGTGCACGCCGAGTTCGCCGCGCGGCGCCTCGATCGCGGTGTAGCTCTGCCCGGCCGGCACGCGCATGCCCTCGGTGACGAGCTTGAAGTGATGGATCAGCGACTCCATCGAGACCCCCATGATCTCGGCGATGTGGGCCGGCGAGTTGCCCAGCCCGTCGGGGCCGACGGCCAGATCGGCCGGCCAGGCCAGACCGGCGTCGGCCACCATCACCGGGCCCGGTTCCAGCGCGTCGAGCACCTGCCGGACGATCCTGATGGACTCGTACATCTCCCGCACCCGGATCAGGTAGCGCCCGTACGAGTCGCAGCCGTCGTCGGTGACGACGTCGAACTCGTAGTTCTGGTAGCCGCAGTAGGGGGCCGCGCGGCGCAGGTCGTGCGGGAGTCCGGTGGACCGCAGGACCGGCCCGGTGATGCCGAGCGCCATGCAGCCGGTGAGATCGAGGTAGCCGACGCCCTGTGTGCGGGCCTTCCAGATGTGGTTCTCGGTGAGAAGGGCCTCCACCTCGGCGATCTCGCGCGGCAGCGCGTCGAGCACCTCGGCGATGTGCTGCTCGCAGCCCTCGGGCAGATCGGCGGCCACCCCGCCCGGCCGGATGAAGGCGTGATTCATCCGCAGGCCGGTGATCTCCTCGAACAGGTCGAGAATGGTCTCCCGTGCGCCGAAACCGAGGAACATCGGCGTCACCGCGCCGAGTTCCATCCCGCCGGTCGCGAGGGCGACCAGGTGGGAACTGATCCGATTGAGTTCCATCAGCAGCACCCGGATCGCGCTGGCGCGGGCCGGGATCTGATCGGTGATGCCGAGCAGCTTCTCGACGCCGAGACAGTAGGCGGTCTCGTTGAAGAACGGCGAGAGATAGTCCATCCGGGTCACGAAGGCGACGCCCTGGGTCCAGGTGCGGAACTCCAGATTCTTCTCGATCCCGGTGTGCAGGTAGCCGATGCCGCAGCGGGCCTCGGTGACGGTCTCGCCCTCGATCTCCAGGATCAGCCGCAGCACGCCGTGTGTGGACGGATGCTGCGGGCCCATGTTCACGACGATCCGCTCGTCGGGCGAACCCCCGTCGGCCTCACGGCGCTCGGCGAGGGTCGCGACCAGGTCGTCCCAGTCGCGGCCGGCGACGGTGAACTCCTGCTCCTTGAGCTTGTCGAAAGGAACGCGCATCAGCGGTAACTCCTGCGCTGGTCCGGCGGCGGTACGGTGGCGCCCTTGTACTCCACCGGGATGCCGCCGAGCGGATAGTCCTTGCGCTGCGGGTGCCCCTCCCAGTCGTCGGGCATCTCGATCCTGGTCAGCGACGGATGACCCTCGAACACGATCCCGAAGAAGTCGTAGGTCTCGCGTTCGTGCCAGTCGTCGGTCGGGTACACCGCGACCAGGCTGGGCAGCCGCGGGTCGGCGTCCGGGGCGGTGGTCTCCAGCCGCAGCAGCCGGTTGTGGGTGATCGAGCGCAGCGGATACACCGCGTGCAGTTCGCGGCCGGTCTCGTCCGGGTAGTGCACGCCGTTCACGCCGAGGCACAGCTCGAAGCGCAGCGCTTCGTCGTCGCGCAGGGTGGCGGCGACGGGCAGGAGTGCGCGCCGATCGACCATCACGGTCAGTTCCCCGCGGTCGACGATCACCTTCTCGATCGCCTGCTCCGGGTCGATGCCCCGCACGGTCAGTCCCTCGATCAGCGCGTCGACGGCCTCGTCGAACCAGCCGCCGTAGGGCCGCTCCGCGGCGCCGGGCAGCACGATCGGTGTCACCAGCCCGCCGAAGCCGGAGGTGTCGCCGCTGCCGGCCGGACCGAAGAGGCCGCGCGCCACTCCGATCACCTCGCCGCCGTGGCGGCCGCCGGGGGTCAGTTCGCCGGTCATCGCAGCAGCCCCCGCAGCTCGATGGTGGCCGGTGCCGACAGAGCCGCGCGCTCGGCGGCACGCACCGCCTCCTCGCGGTGCACGCCCAGCGGCTCGGCGGCGATCTGCTCGTGCAGCGCCAGGATCGCGTTCATCAGCATCTCCGGCCGCGGCGGGCAGCCGGGAAGGTAGATGTCGACGGGCACCACGTGGTCGACGCCCTGGACGATCGCGTAGTTGTTGAACATGCCGCCGGACGACGCGCAGACGCCCATCGCGAGCACCCACTTCGGTTCGGCCATCTGGTCGTAGATCTGGCGCAGCACCGGCGCCATCTTCTGGCTCACCCGTCCGGCCACGATCATCAGATCGGCCTGGCGGGGCGAGGCGCGGAAGGCCTCCATCCCGAAACGGGCGAGGTCGTAGCGGCCGGACGTGGTCGCCATCATCTCGATGGCACAGCAGGCGAGCCCGAAGGTGGCCGGCCACAGCGATCCCTTGCGCATGTAGCCGGCGAGTTTCTCGACGGTGCTCAGCAGAAATCCGCCGGGCAACTGCTCTTCGATCCCCATCGGTGGGGGCTCCCTTCCGTATCGATCGTGCGAGGGCTGTTCGTGATCGACTCACCGCGTGCGTGTCAGTCCCAGCTCAGCCCTCCGCGGCGCCACTCGTAGGCGTAGGCGACCGAGACGTTGACGATGAACAGGGCGACGGCGATCAGCCCGAACCAGCCGAGGCTGTCGGCGGCGACCGCCCACGGGTAGAGGAAGACGATCTCGATGTCGAAGATGATGAACAGCATCGCCGTCAGGTAGTACTTCACCGGGAACCGCTGCACCAGGCCGGCCGTGGGCGGAAGGGGTTCTATGCCGCATTCGTACGCTTCGAGCTTCGCGCGGTTGCGGCGGCGCGGTCCGACGATCGACGCGATCACCACCGAGACCACGGCGAAGGCGAGTGCGATGCCGCCGAGGACCAGAATCGGCGCGTACGCGTTCACCTGCCTCAGCCTCCTTGTGCTGCAAGGTCTTTCGCTCCGGTCTGGGGTGACGGGGAGGAGCGATGGCCACCCTTGTGATGTAAAACACACACTAGTCACGGGTGGCGCCGCCGTGGGGGATTCTCCGGCTATTGCGTGGTGGCGCGCCGCGACAGGAGGCCGGTGACGATGCGGGGGAGTTCGATCGGGTCGACGGGCGACGACGCGCTCGCATCGGCGCGCGACCAATCGGCCAGCCACCGGTCCGCGGCCCGCGCGATCAGCACCAGCAGCGGCGGGCACGGCGAGTATTCGTCGCGCAGTTGCTTGGCGAGCCCGAGGCCGCCCACGGGCGCGGCCTCGCCGTCGAGGATCGCCAGATCGACGGTCCCGGTGTCGAACTCGCGCAGCACCATCGGCGCGGTCGCGACTTCCACGTACTCGAGTTCGGGCAGGTCGGGATGCAGCCGGGTGCCGAGGGCCGTCCGCACCTGCTGCCGGGTCCCGGCGTCGTCGGAATACACCAGGACGCGGACGACGACGCCGTCGCCACGCGGATCGGAAGAACCGTTGCGCGGGCTCATGTTTCCCGACCCTAGTGACGTCGAGACGCGGCCGGGGTCGTTTCGGTGCGACGTTCCCGATCGGGTCGCTTGCCTTCGGCACGGTCTCGCCCGGCACGCCGGCTGAGCCGCCCCGGCGAACGAAGTGAGTCCGGGGCGAGTCGACCCTTCGACCGCGTATCTCCGCTTCGCTCCGCCACGCATGCTCAGGACCCGCCAAGCCCCTGAATGGATGCTGGCGGAACGATCAGGGCTGCGGTTGGTCCAGGGCGGCGAGGGCCCGGCGGGCGGCCTCGAGTTCTCGGCTGAGTTCTTCCACGCGGCGCTGAGCCTCCTCGCGGGCGGCGTGCAGCAGTGCGGTGACCGCACCCGCGGCGGTCTCGTCGCCGAGTTCGCGGACGGCGGCATCCACCGCTTCGGGGGCCAGCGGCCGGGAACGCTGAGGCTTGCGCGCTCCGCGCGTCACCAGGACCGACCACTCGTTCTCGGGTGAGCCGTAGATCGTGACGGTCACCGACTTGACCGACGACGCCCGGGCCGCGGCGCGTTTGGCGGCGGGAGCCCGCTTCGGCGAGGTCGGTGTGGCCGGCGAGGCCGGAGCTTTCGGCTCCGGCGCCGGGGCGGGTGCGGTGGCGGGCGCCGCCGCGGTCTTCGCTGTCCGCCGCGGCTTCGTCGGCGGGGGTTCGGGGGCGTTCTTCGTCATCCGGAGTTCCTCGGCCTCGTAGGGGAGTTCGTCGTCCACGCCGCGGGGCCGGACCACGACGGTGGTGCCGTCCACCGAGATCACCCGCGCGGAGGCGCCGGGCGCCAGGCCCAGGCTCGGTGTGCCTTCGCGCAGGTACACGGTGGCGCGGCGGCCTTCGGCGACGGCCACGGCCAGGGCGGACAGATTCTCGGCAGTCAGCGAGTCGGCGGCCGGGCGGCGTCGCGGGGGCATGGCCGGTCCTCTCTGTCGGGGCAGGTCATCGGGATCGTCGAGAACACATGATACCGAACTGATGTGCGAAAGACGAGACTCGGGTCACGGCCGATCGGTGCCGGTCAGCAGGGCGGCGATGTCGGTCTCGCCGCGCGCGGCGTAGGCCTCGGCGACCGCTGCCGCGGCGGTGTCCGGGGGCAGCCCGGCGGCGACGGCGAGCGCGGCGAGGGCGACCGCGGCGTCGTCGGTGGCCGGGGCGCCGATCCGGGCGAGGGCGTCGTGCATCGGGTCCGTCGCCGCGCGGACCGGCTCCACCTCGAAGCGGCCGTCGTCGGTGAAGACGAGCAGCATCTCGGCGGATTCGTCCAGGCCGAGGGTGGTGACGAAACGGCGGACGCTGCCGATGGTCGGTTGCAGCGCGGTCCACGACACCGACTGCTCGCCGTCGGCGGAGTCGAGGTGCCGGACCTCGCCGTGCGCAAGACCCAACGCCGTCGCCATCGCGACCGGCAGCGGAGCGCCGCTGCCGCGCAGGTGTTCGCGATTCACCGCGACCCGCAGTTTCCAGGCGTCGCCCACGCGATACAGCGACCGGGTCTGCGCGGGCGACTTCCGCGGCGCCGCGGCATCCGCGGCGGCCGTGACGATGCCCGCCTCCGTGCGGAACGGCGGGGCGGCGGCGTAGGCGACGATCGACGCCGCCTTCACGTCGTAGGCGACGGCGAGGGCGTCGACCAGGTCGGCGAGGGGTGCGCTGCCACCGGATTCGGTGAGCCGCCGGGCGATGGCGACCCGGATACTCTCGTATCCGTCGCCGCCCCACTCGCTCAGGCCCCACTGCGTGCGGCTGACGCGCTGGAAGCGATCGTCGCCGGTCATCTGGTTCACCAGCGAGCGGACCGACCGCTCGACATGGAATTCGGCGACCAGTTCCTCGGGGGTCATCGGCGCGGCGTGGATCCGCAGGATCGCGGCGGCGTAGTCCTCCACCGACGACGTCCGCGTCAGGATGTGGCCGCGGTACACCGCGTA
The nucleotide sequence above comes from Gordonia sp. PP30. Encoded proteins:
- the nuoE gene encoding NADH-quinone oxidoreductase subunit NuoE, producing the protein MTDPVLLGLTPFRTGTPQPPIEFTGPERYSPGDEAALRADAAPIIARYPQARSALLPLLHLVQAHDGYVTRAGVRFCADLLELTPAQVASVATFYSMYRRTPTGTHLVGVCTTTLCAVMGGDAILAELTDRLGVAPGETTDDGAVTLQRVECNAACDFAPVVMVNWEFFDDQTPESAAALVDDLRAGRPVCPSRGADSLCTFRENERLLAGAPPSQPAEPSSPPPEPIEGDER
- the nuoD gene encoding NADH dehydrogenase (quinone) subunit D codes for the protein MRVPFDKLKEQEFTVAGRDWDDLVATLAERREADGGSPDERIVVNMGPQHPSTHGVLRLILEIEGETVTEARCGIGYLHTGIEKNLEFRTWTQGVAFVTRMDYLSPFFNETAYCLGVEKLLGITDQIPARASAIRVLLMELNRISSHLVALATGGMELGAVTPMFLGFGARETILDLFEEITGLRMNHAFIRPGGVAADLPEGCEQHIAEVLDALPREIAEVEALLTENHIWKARTQGVGYLDLTGCMALGITGPVLRSTGLPHDLRRAAPYCGYQNYEFDVVTDDGCDSYGRYLIRVREMYESIRIVRQVLDALEPGPVMVADAGLAWPADLAVGPDGLGNSPAHIAEIMGVSMESLIHHFKLVTEGMRVPAGQSYTAIEAPRGELGVHVVSDGGTRPYRVHFRDPSFTNLQAVAAMCEGGLVADVITAVASIDPVMGGVDR
- a CDS encoding NADH-quinone oxidoreductase subunit C, with the protein product MTGELTPGGRHGGEVIGVARGLFGPAGSGDTSGFGGLVTPIVLPGAAERPYGGWFDEAVDALIEGLTVRGIDPEQAIEKVIVDRGELTVMVDRRALLPVAATLRDDEALRFELCLGVNGVHYPDETGRELHAVYPLRSITHNRLLRLETTAPDADPRLPSLVAVYPTDDWHERETYDFFGIVFEGHPSLTRIEMPDDWEGHPQRKDYPLGGIPVEYKGATVPPPDQRRSYR
- a CDS encoding NADH-quinone oxidoreductase subunit B, encoding MGIEEQLPGGFLLSTVEKLAGYMRKGSLWPATFGLACCAIEMMATTSGRYDLARFGMEAFRASPRQADLMIVAGRVSQKMAPVLRQIYDQMAEPKWVLAMGVCASSGGMFNNYAIVQGVDHVVPVDIYLPGCPPRPEMLMNAILALHEQIAAEPLGVHREEAVRAAERAALSAPATIELRGLLR
- a CDS encoding NADH-quinone oxidoreductase subunit A; amino-acid sequence: MNAYAPILVLGGIALAFAVVSVVIASIVGPRRRNRAKLEAYECGIEPLPPTAGLVQRFPVKYYLTAMLFIIFDIEIVFLYPWAVAADSLGWFGLIAVALFIVNVSVAYAYEWRRGGLSWD
- a CDS encoding DUF6319 family protein; translated protein: MPPRRRPAADSLTAENLSALAVAVAEGRRATVYLREGTPSLGLAPGASARVISVDGTTVVVRPRGVDDELPYEAEELRMTKNAPEPPPTKPRRTAKTAAAPATAPAPAPEPKAPASPATPTSPKRAPAAKRAAARASSVKSVTVTIYGSPENEWSVLVTRGARKPQRSRPLAPEAVDAAVRELGDETAAGAVTALLHAAREEAQRRVEELSRELEAARRALAALDQPQP